The nucleotide window CGATCGGCTCCCCGCAAATGAGCTTTGTTGACTTCGCCATTTGAGCAAACGCTGACAAGGATAGCGGTCGCATCACTGGCAGACCCAACATGCGCTGTCCACATGCAACCAAACAGTCAGATAAATCATGCATCAGACCAGACCAACAGACACAAGACATTGGGACAGTGGCAGAACTGACCGTGAAGACTTACGTAACGAATACTGAACCATATAGCAACCAATCCTCTCGGCATCGAGCTGCGTATATTTCGGGCGTTGCACGACCAGCTCCATTCTTCTGTCAGTGGTCCCGCTCAGTTTTCGCGAGTCTCTCTTCTGACGTTGAAACCGATATTGCTCGTTGAAGATGTGGCCTGACCAGATGGAAGAGAGATCTTTACTGTCCGCTAAGGCAGGAGATGAAACCCCATCAGATGTTCGCGGAGACGTCTTGATTCAGCATCATACTCGATCCCTCGGGCTATGCGTTACGCGGACGCTCAAGCAGGCGTGGGCGCCGATGCTCTTGCACACAGTCCTGTTTTTACTTTACTCCATGATATTCATGCTTTCCTGGATGAGGCTACAAGCCGGGTCTCGGATCGAAACTGTCTACAGTTAGCCCATGTTAATCACTCCATTGTTTCGCAACATGAACCCTGACATTTCCACACAGCACCTTTTGAACCGCAAATCGTAGCACAAACATTTCAGCACGCTCACTCTGCATATGTCGGCAGTCCCAGCTCGAAACTAGACAGAATGTGGAACCATCTTCTCGGCAGTATGAAGCAGCTTCGATTCTGGTAAACTCGTATAACTGACATTGACGCAGAATCTTACGTTCGAATCAGTGAGGATGAGTTGGCGTATGTGCCGGTGGATAAAGACAATGCAGTACATCTACCTGATGGGGGCTACTTCGCCACGCTCAACGTGTACCACAATTTACATTGCATTGTAAGTTCCATCGACCGATTCTGCTACGGATGCTTACTCGAATGAGAAACGATTGCATCATTATATGCATCCCGAGTACTACTTTCCAAATATCACAGATCATCAACAGAAGCTGAACGAGTACCATACCCGTAAGTCCGTCCCTGCCGACCTTTTCTGATATAAACCTTGACCTTACTGCGCAGATCATTGTCTTGACATGTTGCGACAAAGTGTCATGTGCCAAGGGGATACCCAGTTTATCGCCATGAAATGGCGGAAGGATGGCACCGTTCCCACGGGGTCTTTTGGAATGCCTCATAGATGTGTCAACTGGGAACAGGTAGAGGCGTGGGCTTCTGAGCGCAAGATTGAGCGGTTAATGGAGCCTGGATATCTCTTTCACCCTACTCTCGGCCCGGCGTATCCGGGCGGTCATGGAGATCCTATCGGCGAGTTTGATGCGGGCACGAACTCTCACTCGCACATATAGTTTTAACTATGTTACTTGATCAACAAAGAACTCAAGATACTTGGTGGCATTGATGATCCCTCATTTCTATGATCAGTATCTTTCCATTCGTAAGAGGACGAATCAAGCCCGCTGAGAACTAGACATCCTGGCCATCCGCTATAAGCGCTCCAACGGGCCGTTTGACAAATTCTCTTGCATCTACACTACATATAACAGCATTGATGTATGCATCTACACCTACACTACATGTAACAGCACGTATGCATCACGCTACACGTATCAGCATGTCTGCATCTAACACAAATACCTTTACATAAGAGAATGGTTAGCCCGGCCATCCACCACCGAGACTTTATGGTTGCACACAACATCCTCTGACATCTTGTGTCCTCAACATGAAGCATTGGAAGCAAATACATGGGTATAAGTACCCAGGGAGCTCCCTAGAACCTCATCAGATTACCGAAATCACAAATCTCCCAAATCCTCTTTTCGTCAGTTGTCTGATACCAACTTGATCGTCTGCCCAAGGCCAGATTTTCGTTACCCTTCAGCAGCAATGCGTGCCCAATCCTTCACTGGCTTGTTCTTGCTGCTCGCAAGCGTATGTGCGAGTATGCCTCTATCTTCGGCTGGTGAGCTTGGCAAACGTAAGACTTGATGGCGGTTGACTGTGTCGTACTTTCTTGATGATTAACAGGGCGACTAGGGCAGGTGCACGACATCATGGGCCCAGGGGAGGCTTATGACGATGAGGGATATGGCGATATGGTTGCACGCTAAGTAATTAACTTGGTTGGCTAGGATACGCGGATTCGGGTTGTGGCAGGGGCGCAAGATCGCGAGCCCCCAAGCTCAGCGCCACCGGCTACgcactacgtactactacgACTTAACGCGTTCCAATCAGTAAATTACATGCTTGATCTCCCTGTTTCAATTGAATCTAATTACTTAAGTGATAACCACGCGTAATAAACTGCGGAGTCAATCGCACACTCGGTCGTGTGGTCAATCGGGCGAGTAGTGAGTGAGGTCACGCCGTGGCGGGCAGCCCGTCAGTCTAGCGGCCAATTCAGCACTCGACCCGCTGTGAAAAGCAGAAGAGAGCCTCTGGAGGGACATGAGACGCTGTGTGCCTTGGTACATGAAGACATCTCCACTGATCACTCCCAAACATACCCCCTTGCCTCAGTAACCAAGCCCCGAACGGCAGGCCATGCCCGTTGCCGTGACTGCACAGCGCGAGTTTATACGGGCCCTAATCCATTGCCCGCGGTTGACTGCTGGCCTGtcccgacgcccgcggctCGCCCACTTCAtcagctcgacgacgtgaCAACGGCCGGTTCCGTGAAGTGCGCCATGCGGCATCGGGTCGCGGCCAGCCCCTAcgcgccgtccgccct belongs to Purpureocillium takamizusanense chromosome 1, complete sequence and includes:
- a CDS encoding uncharacterized protein (COG:S~EggNog:ENOG503P2K4~antiSMASH:Cluster_1.2), with the translated sequence MKWRKDGTVPTGSFGMPHRCVNWEQVEAWASERKIERLMEPGYLFHPTLGPAYPGGHGDPIGEFDAGTNSHSHI